From Ochotona princeps isolate mOchPri1 chromosome X, mOchPri1.hap1, whole genome shotgun sequence, one genomic window encodes:
- the GPR101 gene encoding probable G-protein coupled receptor 101 codes for MASTCTNSTRETNSSHTCVPLSKIPISLAHGIIRSSVLIVFLTVSFVGNVVLAIVLQRKPQLMQVTNRFIFNLLVTDLLQISLVAPWVVATSVPFFWPLNSHFCTALVSLTHLFAFASVNTIVVVSVDRYLSIIHPLSYPSKMTQRRGVLLLYGTWILAILQSTPPLYGWGQAVFDERNALCSMIWGASPSYTIISVVFFIILPLTVMIACYSVVFGAARRQHALLYNVKSHSLEARAKDCVQNENQEGEKSEVEGESEFHGQDEGEAREGSMGSMETQRGSMEAREGHMDGREDGSEVGESSSNADKSREEVSQCNIDLGEEDMDLDEDGINFSDDDVEAVNMPESLSPSRRNSNIDPPLPRCYECKAAKVIFLIIFSYVLSLGPYCFLAVLAVWVDVQTKVPQWVITIIIWLFFLQCCIHPYIYGYMHKTIKKEIQDMLKKFFCKKKPPKEDSHPDLPATEAGTEGGTEGKVTSHDSITLP; via the coding sequence ATGGCATCCACTTGTACCAACAGCACGCGCGAGACCAACAGCAGCCACACGTGCGTTCCCCTCTCCAAAATCCCCATCAGCCTCGCTCACGGCATCATTCGCTCGAGCGTGCTGATCGTTTTCCTCACTGTCTCGTTCGTTGGCAATGTAGTGCTGGCGATCGTGCTGCAGCGCAAGCCGCAGCTAATGCAGGTCACCAACCGCTTCATCTTTAACCTGTTGGTTACCGATTTGCTGCAGATCTCGCTGGTGGCCCCCTGGGTGGTGGCTACTTCCGTGCCTTTCTTCTGGCCTCTCAACAGCCACTTCTGCACTGCCCTGGTTAGCCTCACCCACCTGTTTGCCTTCGCCAGCGTCAACACCATTGTTGTAGTGTCAGTGGATCGCTATCTGTCCATTATCCATCCTCTCTCCTACCCGTCCAAGATGACCCAGCGCCGTGGCGTTCTGCTCCTCTATGGCACCTGGATCCTGGCCATTCTGCAGAGCACACCTCCACTCTacggctggggccaggctgtctTTGATGAACGCAATGCTCTCTGCTCCATGATCTGGGGGGCCAGCCCCAGCTACACCATCATCAGTGTGGTGTTCTTCATCATCCTCCCACTCACTGTCATGATTGCCTGCTACTCGGTGGTGTTTGGGGCAGCCCGTCGTCAGCATGCTCTGCTCTATAACGTCAAGAGCCACAGCTTAGAGGCGCGGGCCAAGGACTGTGTGCAGAATGAGAATCAAGAAGGAGAGAAGTCCGAGGTGGAGGGTGAGAGTGAATTTCACGGCCAAGACGAAGGTGAGGCCAGGGAGGGCAGCATGGGGTCCATGGAAACCCAGCGTGGCAGCATGGAGGCCCGTGAGGGTCACATGGACGGTAGGGAAGATGGCAGTGAGGTTGGGGAGAGCAGCAGTAACGCAGACAAGAGCCGAGAAGAGGTCAGCCAGTGCAACATTGACTTGGGTGAAGAGGACATGGACTTGGATGAGGATGGCATCAATTTCAGTGATGATGATGTTGAAGCAGTGAATATGCCAGAGAGCCTCTCACCCAGCCGCCGGAACAGCAACATTGACCCTCCTCTGCCCAGGTGTTACGAGTGCAAAGCTGCTAAAGTGATCTTCCTCATCATTTTCTCCTATGTGCTGTCCCTGGGACCTTACTGCTTTCTGGCTGTCCTGGCTGTGTGGGTAGATGTCCAAACCAAGGTCCCCCAGTGGGTAATCACCATCATAATCTGGCTTTTCTTCCTGCAGTGCTGTATCCACCCCTACATCTATGGCTACATGCATAAGACCATCAAGAAGGAAATCCAAGACATGCTCAAGAAATTCTTCTGCAAGAAAAAGCCCCCCAAGGAAGACAGCCACCCAGACCTGCCTGCAACTGAAGCTGGTACAGAAGGTGGCACTGAAGGCAAGGTCACTTCCCATGATTCTATTACCTTGCCTTGA